Part of the Halomarina litorea genome is shown below.
CTCGGTGAGGAACTCGACGCCGTCGACCCACTTCGCGCCCTTGTAGGCGTAGCGGTGGGGCGTGACGACGCGCACGGGGCCGCCGTGGTCGTCTGGCAGTGGTTCGCCGTCGAGTTCCCACGTGAACACGACCTCCTCGCGCATGCAGGTGTCGAGCGAGAGGTCCGTCGTGTAGTCGTCGAACCCGTGGAACATGACGTGCGTGGCGTCGTCGCGGACGCCGACGTGCTCGGCGAGCGTCGGGAAGGTGACGCCCGTAAACAGGTTGTCGAACCGGCTCCACCCGGTCACGCAGTGGAAGTCCTGTCTCTGCGTCTCGCTCGGCAGGTCGCGGAACTCGTCGAGCGAGAACGACCGCGGCTCCTCGACTGCGCCCCACACCTCGAACTCCCACGTCTCGGGGGACCACGAGGGCGTGCCGCTCTTCGAGAGCACGGGGAACCGGGACGTCTCGCGCTGGCCCGGCGGCAGTCGCTCCTCGCCGAACTCCTCGTACAGGTTCGTCACGTCGCGGACGCTCATGGGGGACGGTGGACCGCGGCGACCGTAGGCGTACCGACTCCAACGCGCGGCCGGATTTGTCTTCCGAGAACCTCCGTGTCGTCTCACAGAAGAAAAGTTTTCCAGCCGAGATAGTGTGTTTTCCGTTGGGCAAACTTTGGCCGGTAGAGTTAAATACTGGACTGTCAAAGCGACGTGTATCAATGCCCAAAGTAGAGATAACTATCCCGGAGCACCTGGAGATGCAGATCACCCAGCTCATCGAGCAGGGTGAGTTCGTGAACCGGGAGGAAGCGATGGAGGACCTCCTGGCTGCGGGGATTCGCGCGTACAAGACCAGCGGCCCGATGGACGACGAGGAGCCGGGGACGTTCGAGGACGACGGCATGATGGGCCACGAAGACGAGTACGTCTTCTGAGCTACTGCGGTCCCCGTTCTCGCGCTCTCGCGGTTCTCACGTTCTCTCTCGCCGTCCTCGGACCGACCAGCCGTCGGCGCGTCGGTCCCACCGGTGCGCCACTCGGTATCGGGATTCGCGTTACGTTTAAACAGTCATCGGAGTAAACGTGCGTATGCACAAAGACGAGCTTCTGGAGTTGCACGAGCAGATGGTGACCATCATGGAGTACTTCCGCGGCGTCGACGGCGTCGACTCCAGCCTGTTCGACCCCTACGACGAACTCGACGTCTCGCCCGACGACGTCCACAAGTCCAAGAGCGAGCACAAACACGCCGTGTTCGTCCTCGGTAACGCCCTCGCCTCGGCGATGAGTGACGACGAGTTCTCGGACGCGGGGCGCATCTCCAAGCGGATGCAGGAACTCGCCGACGACGCCGAACAGAAGCTCTGAACCGGACTCCTCGCCAGCGCGAGCCGGCCCGCCGAGTGCCCTCTCCGCCTCTCCACCCTTCAGCCCCTCAATCCGACGGCCGGGCCGCACTCCGCCGAACACTCACTATACACAGAGATACAAGCTATTTTATGGGTGGGTCCGTGCGGCCGGTATGCAACCGCGTACCGCCGACCAGATAGACGCGTGGCCGACACAGCCCCTCACCGGGGGGTACGAGGGCCTCCACCGACTCGCGGGCGAGTCGTTCACCGGGGCCGTCTCCACCGCCGGGTCGTGGCTGTTCATGCTCAACGGGCGCTGCGTGGGCACTGAGGGGCGACTGGAGGACTTCGCCGAGGCCAGCGGCACCGTCCACACCGCCCCCGACGCCGCGCTACCGCTCCTGTTCTCGATGTTCGTCGCCGAGGGCGAGGAGCGCGGCCAGTACTACACCGGGCGGACCCCGCTCTCGACGGTCCACGAGACGCTGCGCGACGGCGGCTTCACCGGCTACGTCGAACTCTCGGAGAACG
Proteins encoded:
- a CDS encoding sulfite oxidase-like oxidoreductase; amino-acid sequence: MSVRDVTNLYEEFGEERLPPGQRETSRFPVLSKSGTPSWSPETWEFEVWGAVEEPRSFSLDEFRDLPSETQRQDFHCVTGWSRFDNLFTGVTFPTLAEHVGVRDDATHVMFHGFDDYTTDLSLDTCMREEVVFTWELDGEPLPDDHGGPVRVVTPHRYAYKGAKWVDGVEFLTEKELGYWEKRGYSDTANPWNEERYS
- a CDS encoding ribbon-helix-helix domain-containing protein, whose protein sequence is MPKVEITIPEHLEMQITQLIEQGEFVNREEAMEDLLAAGIRAYKTSGPMDDEEPGTFEDDGMMGHEDEYVF
- a CDS encoding UPF0058 family protein codes for the protein MHKDELLELHEQMVTIMEYFRGVDGVDSSLFDPYDELDVSPDDVHKSKSEHKHAVFVLGNALASAMSDDEFSDAGRISKRMQELADDAEQKL